A DNA window from Peptostreptococcaceae bacterium contains the following coding sequences:
- the hrcA gene encoding heat-inducible transcription repressor HrcA: MQLTERQLRIFQAIVDDFIETAQPVGSRTLSRKFDLGVSSATIRNEMSDLEELGFIEQLHTSSGRIPSDKGYRLYVDSLMRLYKMANINKKSIRDQLISRMLESEEIIRQASKILSQMSDLTAFIMTPDFKASRLKNLKLVRLGDKRALLVLVSESGIVKDLIVGINNLSQDELDKISNMLKYRLKGKDVNRLNKGEILRVENSFENYLGFVDNLIDSIGTHMNRDTANRIHMSGISNVLHTPEFSDVEKAKCILDALDKKDKLLIVLREDLEKDISVRIGKENQWDEIKECSLVTATYKLNGRVIGKIGVIGPTRINYPKIISLVEYMTDTLTEVFSGQNQINEEVNGDEG, translated from the coding sequence ATGCAATTAACAGAACGGCAATTGAGAATATTTCAGGCTATTGTTGATGATTTTATTGAAACGGCTCAGCCGGTTGGTTCTAGAACGCTTTCAAGAAAATTTGATTTGGGTGTGAGTTCAGCCACAATCCGAAATGAAATGTCGGATTTGGAGGAATTGGGATTCATAGAACAATTGCATACATCTTCGGGAAGAATTCCTTCAGACAAAGGCTATAGGCTTTATGTCGACAGTCTTATGCGATTGTACAAGATGGCCAACATAAACAAAAAATCGATAAGGGATCAACTCATAAGCAGAATGCTTGAATCGGAGGAAATAATCAGACAGGCCTCTAAAATTCTTTCTCAGATGTCCGATTTGACAGCTTTCATTATGACGCCCGATTTTAAAGCCAGCCGTTTGAAAAATCTTAAGCTTGTAAGGCTAGGCGACAAACGTGCTCTTCTTGTTTTAGTATCGGAATCAGGAATAGTAAAGGATTTGATAGTTGGAATAAACAATTTGAGCCAAGATGAATTGGATAAGATTTCAAATATGCTCAAATACCGTTTGAAGGGCAAAGATGTTAATAGATTGAACAAAGGAGAAATCCTTAGAGTTGAAAATAGTTTTGAAAACTATTTGGGTTTTGTCGACAATTTGATTGACTCCATAGGGACTCATATGAACCGTGATACAGCAAATAGGATTCACATGAGCGGCATATCGAATGTACTTCATACTCCGGAATTCAGTGATGTCGAAAAAGCTAAATGTATTTTGGATGCACTAGACAAGAAAGATAAGCTGTTAATAGTGCTAAGGGAAGACCTTGAAAAGGATATATCCGTTCGCATAGGCAAGGAAAACCAATGGGATGAAATCAAAGAATGTAGTCTGGTGACTGCGACATACAAGCTGAACGGAAGGGTAATAGGAAAAATTGGAGTCATAGGACCTACTCGAATAAATTATCCGAAAATTATTTCTCTTGTAGAGTATATGACGGATACATTGACCGAAGTTTTTTCCGGACAGAATCAAATAAATGAAGAGGTGAATGGGGATGAAGGATAA
- the lepA gene encoding elongation factor 4, whose protein sequence is MTDGHKERTRNFSIIAHIDHGKSTLADRLIENTGLISHREMKNQILDNMDLERERGITIKLQSIQLVYKHSDGKEYYLNLIDTPGHVDFNYEVSRSLAACEGAILVVDASQGVEAQTLANVYLAVDQDLEIVPVINKIDLPSARVEEVIEEIEEIIGIDASKAPLISAKNGVNIEAVLDAIVELIPSPKGDDDAPLQALIFDSYYDSYKGAVANIRVFEGTVAPKDIIRMVSSGETFEVADVGVFSPHMISKKALSAGDVGFLTASIKNVENCRVGDTITLDRDPCQSALPGYKKVTPMVYCGIYPAEGEKYENIGDALEKLQLNDASLVYEPEVSVALGFGYRCGFLGLLHLEIIQQRLEREFDLNMIATLPSVIYKIIKTDGSILEIQNPTNMPKESEIDYMEEPIVEASIILPNQYVGNIMELCQDRRGTLINMEYIDENRVILHYELPLNEVIYDFFDVLKSKTRGYGSLDYNIKEYRKSKLVRMDILINREVVDAFSMIAHESKAEQRGRSICEKLKDVIPRHMFVIPIQAAIGSKVIARETIKAMRKDVLAKCYGGDISRKKKLLEKQKEGKKKMRMLGNVEVPQDAFMAVLKLDEKK, encoded by the coding sequence ATGACAGACGGGCATAAAGAGAGAACAAGGAATTTTTCCATTATAGCGCATATAGATCATGGGAAATCAACACTGGCGGATAGGTTGATTGAAAATACCGGGCTTATTTCTCACAGGGAAATGAAGAATCAAATTCTTGACAACATGGATCTTGAAAGAGAACGTGGAATCACAATAAAGCTGCAAAGCATACAATTGGTTTATAAACACTCGGACGGAAAAGAGTATTACTTGAACCTTATAGATACGCCCGGGCATGTCGATTTCAATTATGAGGTTTCAAGAAGTCTGGCTGCGTGCGAAGGTGCGATTCTGGTTGTAGATGCAAGCCAGGGAGTGGAAGCTCAGACTTTGGCGAATGTATACCTTGCGGTCGATCAGGATTTGGAAATAGTGCCGGTTATAAATAAAATTGATTTGCCCAGTGCCAGGGTTGAAGAAGTGATTGAGGAAATAGAAGAAATAATTGGGATCGATGCGTCAAAAGCACCCCTTATATCGGCAAAAAACGGTGTAAATATCGAGGCAGTCCTTGATGCTATAGTAGAATTGATACCATCGCCCAAGGGGGACGACGATGCTCCGCTGCAGGCATTGATTTTCGACTCATACTATGACAGCTACAAGGGCGCGGTTGCGAATATAAGAGTTTTCGAGGGGACGGTTGCCCCCAAGGATATAATAAGAATGGTATCTTCTGGAGAAACATTTGAGGTGGCCGATGTGGGTGTTTTTTCTCCGCATATGATTTCTAAAAAAGCGTTAAGTGCGGGCGATGTTGGATTTTTGACCGCAAGCATCAAAAATGTAGAAAATTGCCGAGTAGGGGACACCATCACATTGGACAGAGACCCTTGCCAATCGGCATTGCCCGGCTATAAAAAAGTCACACCCATGGTATATTGCGGCATTTATCCCGCCGAAGGTGAAAAATACGAGAACATAGGAGATGCTCTAGAAAAATTGCAGCTTAACGATGCCTCGCTTGTTTATGAGCCCGAAGTGTCTGTAGCCCTGGGCTTTGGATACAGATGCGGTTTTTTGGGGCTGCTTCATCTGGAAATAATTCAGCAGAGGCTTGAGCGTGAATTCGATCTTAACATGATAGCAACGCTTCCGAGCGTAATCTACAAGATTATCAAAACAGACGGAAGCATACTCGAAATACAGAATCCCACAAACATGCCAAAGGAAAGTGAAATAGACTACATGGAGGAACCAATTGTTGAAGCAAGCATAATTCTTCCAAACCAATATGTGGGAAACATAATGGAACTATGCCAGGACAGAAGAGGCACTCTGATAAATATGGAATACATTGACGAGAATAGAGTAATTCTTCACTACGAACTTCCGCTAAATGAGGTTATTTACGATTTCTTTGATGTGCTTAAATCCAAGACACGTGGCTACGGTTCTTTGGATTACAACATAAAGGAGTATAGAAAATCTAAGCTGGTGCGCATGGATATCCTGATAAACAGGGAAGTAGTTGATGCATTTTCAATGATAGCCCATGAAAGCAAGGCTGAACAAAGAGGAAGGTCAATATGCGAAAAGCTAAAGGATGTAATCCCAAGGCATATGTTTGTTATTCCGATTCAAGCGGCAATCGGAAGCAAAGTGATTGCGCGTGAAACCATTAAAGCCATGAGGAAGGATGTATTGGCAAAATGTTATGGAGGAGATATTTCCAGAAAGAAAAAACTGCTTGAGAAACAAAAGGAAGGCAAGAAAAAAATGAGGATGCTTGGGAATGTTGAAGTTCCCCAGGATGCTTTCATGGCTGTTTTGAAACTCGATGAAAAGAAATAA
- the grpE gene encoding nucleotide exchange factor GrpE — translation MKDKEIKEALDEIEKEAEEIEIQNDESPQLQGDGNEPEEELEDAYGNLEKEFNELNERFLRVSSDFRNFKKRAEKEKKDIYSYANEKIICDILPVMDNFERAILSVESENASSEKMLRGIEMVFKQLNDVLNLNGIEKIDAVGKPFDPNFHHAVMVEETEDFDTETVIEVFQTGYSLNKKVIRPSMVKVSK, via the coding sequence ATGAAGGATAAGGAAATAAAAGAGGCTTTGGATGAAATAGAAAAGGAAGCCGAGGAGATTGAAATCCAAAATGATGAATCTCCGCAGCTACAAGGGGATGGAAATGAGCCCGAAGAAGAGCTCGAAGATGCATATGGAAATTTGGAAAAAGAATTCAATGAACTGAATGAGCGGTTCTTGAGAGTCTCATCGGATTTCAGAAATTTTAAAAAAAGAGCTGAAAAAGAAAAGAAAGACATCTACAGTTATGCAAACGAAAAAATCATTTGCGATATTTTACCTGTGATGGATAATTTCGAAAGGGCGATTTTGTCTGTAGAATCGGAAAACGCTTCTTCGGAAAAAATGCTTAGGGGAATCGAGATGGTCTTTAAGCAATTGAACGATGTACTAAATCTAAATGGAATCGAAAAAATCGATGCCGTTGGAAAACCGTTCGATCCCAATTTCCATCATGCTGTAATGGTTGAGGAAACAGAGGACTTTGATACGGAAACAGTTATTGAAGTTTTTCAGACTGGATACAGCTTGAATAAGAAAGTAATAAGACCCAGTATGGTAAAAGTGTCTAAATAG
- the hemW gene encoding radical SAM family heme chaperone HemW encodes MKKLSIYIHIPFCVKKCAYCDFISFRYNGDAAKAYKTALFSEIDHYSDLFRDYEIKSIFVGGGTPSLMSEDFHEKLLGKISGMALIGKNAEITMEANPDSILERDTERLRSAGYNRLSIGMQSFDDALLKKVGRIHDSRQSRLAFEHARRGGFNNISIDLMYGLPGQKMNAWERDIVIAADELSPEHISAYSLIVNRNTPMQGLLEKSPELFPEDGEERDMHHLCTDMLRDRGYHQYEISNYSKAGFESLHNKIYWERGEYLGLGVAAHSFIGSRRFSNTNEMDDYIEKTKNGGSGVALSEILTERDALFEEIFLGLRMTKGIDMGILGKKYEMDFWEMFRETINSLKDNGIVTVENERLLLTRRGVDISNGVFLEFLKVIDQKY; translated from the coding sequence ATGAAAAAGTTGTCGATATATATACATATACCGTTTTGCGTTAAGAAATGTGCATATTGCGATTTCATTTCTTTCAGATACAATGGGGATGCCGCAAAGGCGTATAAGACTGCCCTTTTCAGCGAAATTGACCATTATTCTGACCTGTTCAGGGATTACGAAATCAAAAGTATATTCGTTGGGGGTGGCACTCCGAGCCTTATGAGCGAAGATTTCCACGAAAAACTTCTTGGAAAAATCTCGGGAATGGCATTGATTGGCAAGAATGCTGAAATAACAATGGAAGCCAATCCTGATTCTATATTGGAAAGGGACACGGAAAGACTCCGAAGCGCCGGGTACAATCGCCTTAGCATAGGGATGCAAAGCTTTGACGATGCTTTGTTAAAAAAAGTAGGAAGAATTCATGACAGCAGGCAAAGTCGCCTGGCATTCGAGCATGCAAGAAGGGGCGGTTTTAATAATATAAGCATAGACCTCATGTACGGATTGCCGGGACAGAAAATGAATGCGTGGGAAAGAGATATTGTAATCGCAGCAGACGAATTGTCTCCCGAACACATATCCGCCTACAGCTTGATTGTCAATAGAAATACGCCTATGCAGGGTCTTCTGGAAAAAAGCCCCGAACTTTTCCCTGAAGACGGTGAAGAAAGGGACATGCACCATTTGTGTACCGACATGCTGCGGGATAGAGGGTACCATCAATACGAGATTTCAAATTATTCAAAAGCAGGCTTTGAGTCATTGCATAACAAGATATATTGGGAGCGTGGAGAATATCTGGGCCTCGGGGTTGCTGCCCATTCGTTTATCGGTTCAAGACGCTTTAGTAACACAAACGAAATGGATGATTATATTGAAAAAACTAAAAATGGAGGGAGCGGCGTCGCTCTGAGTGAGATACTGACTGAAAGAGATGCATTGTTCGAGGAAATATTTTTAGGATTGAGGATGACCAAGGGAATAGACATGGGGATTTTGGGGAAAAAATATGAAATGGATTTTTGGGAAATGTTCAGAGAAACGATAAATAGCCTTAAGGATAATGGTATTGTGACGGTTGAAAATGAGCGGCTCTTGTTGACACGTAGAGGTGTGGATATTTCTAACGGAGTATTTTTAGAATTTTTGAAGGTTATCGATCAAAAATATTGA